The following are encoded in a window of Roseivirga misakiensis genomic DNA:
- the floA gene encoding flotillin-like protein FloA (flotillin-like protein involved in membrane lipid rafts), whose protein sequence is MENYLPIVLVVGGVLVLFTFLYFVPVGLWITAQFTKVSVSIADLIGMRIRKVPPGIIVNSLITATKAGLSVTSNELETHYLAGGNVPSVIKALISADKANINLEFKQATAIDLAGREVFEAVQISVNPKVITTPKVAAVAQDGIQLIAVARVTVRANIQQLVGGAGEDTILARVGEGIVTSIGSAQSHQAVLENPDKISKLVLQRGLDAGTAFEILSIDIADIDVGANIGATLQTDQAQADLKVAEAKAEERRAMAVAEEQEMKAKSQEARAKVIEAEAEVPLALADAFRSGNLGVMDYYKMENIQSDTDMREAIANPPQKSSSSKKKDDPGKK, encoded by the coding sequence ATGGAAAATTATTTGCCAATAGTTCTAGTTGTCGGAGGGGTTTTAGTCCTTTTTACCTTCCTATATTTTGTACCAGTAGGCTTGTGGATTACCGCTCAGTTCACAAAAGTGAGTGTGAGTATCGCAGATCTAATTGGTATGAGAATTAGGAAAGTTCCTCCAGGAATTATTGTGAACTCCTTAATTACAGCTACCAAGGCTGGGCTAAGTGTAACGAGTAATGAGCTAGAGACTCATTATTTGGCAGGTGGTAATGTCCCATCAGTAATTAAAGCCTTGATATCTGCTGATAAGGCTAATATAAACCTAGAGTTCAAGCAGGCAACTGCCATTGACCTTGCTGGACGAGAAGTGTTTGAGGCTGTTCAAATCTCTGTAAACCCAAAAGTGATCACTACGCCAAAAGTCGCTGCAGTGGCTCAAGATGGTATCCAATTAATCGCAGTAGCAAGAGTTACGGTAAGGGCGAACATTCAGCAGTTAGTCGGTGGAGCAGGTGAGGACACTATTTTGGCTAGAGTAGGTGAAGGTATCGTTACCTCGATCGGATCAGCTCAATCGCATCAGGCAGTTCTTGAGAATCCAGATAAAATATCGAAACTGGTATTACAAAGAGGTTTAGATGCTGGTACGGCATTTGAAATCCTTTCCATTGATATAGCGGATATTGACGTGGGTGCAAATATTGGTGCAACGCTCCAAACAGATCAGGCTCAGGCTGATTTAAAAGTTGCTGAAGCGAAAGCGGAGGAACGTAGAGCGATGGCGGTTGCCGAAGAACAAGAAATGAAGGCCAAGTCTCAAGAAGCGAGAGCGAAAGTAATAGAAGCTGAAGCAGAGGTGCCGTTGGCATTGGCAGATGCTTTCAGGTCAGGTAATTTAGGGGTGATGGATTACTATAAAATGGAAAATATTCAGTCAGATACGGACATGAGAGAAGCGATTGCCAATCCACCTCAAAAGAGCAGTTCTTCAAAGAAAAAAGACGATCCAGGAAAGAAATAA
- a CDS encoding NfeD family protein, whose product MADWIYIVLLILIGLVLVVVELIFIPGTTIFGILGALLVAVGVYFTYENYGNTTGTYVFIGSAVAGGGLLIYGLKAKTWKRFALGSQINSKVKEGYVDALRLDMSGLAQSDLKPIGKAEFDGKTYEVSSQGDLIDAGSTVRIVRINGNKIIVKLA is encoded by the coding sequence ATGGCAGACTGGATTTACATTGTTCTACTCATATTAATCGGGTTAGTGCTCGTTGTAGTAGAGCTAATCTTTATTCCTGGAACAACCATTTTCGGAATTCTTGGTGCCTTGCTGGTAGCAGTAGGGGTTTATTTCACTTATGAGAACTATGGAAATACCACAGGGACCTATGTTTTTATTGGTTCCGCAGTAGCCGGTGGAGGTTTGTTGATCTACGGCCTAAAAGCTAAGACTTGGAAGAGGTTCGCCTTAGGTTCCCAGATCAATTCAAAGGTTAAGGAAGGTTATGTAGATGCACTTCGATTAGATATGTCAGGTTTGGCCCAATCCGACCTCAAACCAATCGGTAAAGCCGAGTTTGATGGCAAAACATACGAAGTAAGTTCACAAGGAGATTTAATAGATGCTGGCAGCACAGTGAGAATTGTGCGAATAAATGGAAATAAGATAATAGTCAAATTAGCATAA
- a CDS encoding WG repeat-containing protein: protein MHPIRLLLFLVALPFLTLSLSAQKYESFSANGKYGIKNTLTGNTVVDAQFESVGWSKGSIALSDGFTGAQQNEKWALYKLDGTKLTDHLYAELYPFIDGLFIVAKRSSGSILLSYGIINSKGKTVLPHGYTNLEPYDGTIIVTKQLASVYRKGVLSPNGKTLIPIEFSTVKGVEKGLFEVKNNKGRAALYDNNGKALTAFDFESIKSLNDQFLEVVSYGRLGLIDKKGNTIVEPIYKSITSVNGKTRALPFTKWDYYSSGSFQRSLFFDQIDFVRNDAFAVNSAGNMGLLNSTGEFINYKPGFNFKRTSNGLSIVKEIRTGFSGVIDATGKQIVPLNYDSLVITDDLVFVQTRNENSQYWNVLSRKGKKQSLYEYDRISKMQNGVIEASRNRKYGFLDPKTGKESSPFFYDSISPFKNGLAVVGYQNSFGAINAKGNWVITPYSDSLSILGNRVLSKQGSEYKVFSLEGKLLTNSYYQLVPLPLGYYQNEADGLVLYNDLNKRLLEPNYDVITAVSSDLYLLTRDSLRFLYRPSDKSDYRLDDGIQFLGQYYSGYFPVKIDDQWGYLNSEGQLKIANRYEAVGTFSEGLFSVKVIGKWAFLDENENFVIQPIYEEVDQFTNGLCVVKGPNGYGMIDRSGKEILALKYAKIERKDGFILLMKNELLGIADVQGKLTKDPQFDNITALKEGFFLVERAGLKGIININGEDVVPIVYENIIQNGDQFLASESATWHVIDLK from the coding sequence ATGCACCCTATTCGACTGTTACTTTTTCTGGTAGCCTTACCTTTTTTAACCTTAAGCTTAAGTGCTCAAAAGTATGAGTCTTTCTCTGCCAATGGAAAGTATGGCATTAAGAATACACTAACAGGAAATACCGTAGTTGATGCCCAATTTGAATCTGTAGGTTGGTCAAAAGGGTCAATTGCGTTATCGGATGGGTTCACAGGGGCTCAACAGAATGAAAAATGGGCTCTTTACAAACTCGATGGCACCAAACTGACCGATCATCTATATGCTGAGCTCTATCCTTTTATTGACGGACTTTTCATAGTGGCTAAAAGATCAAGCGGATCGATACTCCTTTCTTATGGCATTATCAATAGCAAAGGAAAGACGGTTTTACCGCATGGCTACACTAATCTAGAACCATACGATGGTACAATAATAGTAACCAAACAACTGGCAAGCGTATACAGAAAGGGGGTCCTGAGTCCTAATGGAAAAACGCTAATACCGATTGAGTTCAGCACTGTAAAAGGCGTTGAGAAAGGCCTTTTTGAAGTTAAAAACAACAAAGGTCGTGCAGCACTTTATGATAATAATGGCAAGGCTTTGACAGCATTTGATTTTGAATCCATTAAAAGTCTCAATGACCAATTTTTAGAAGTAGTTTCTTATGGTAGGCTCGGCCTAATTGATAAGAAAGGAAACACCATTGTAGAGCCTATCTACAAGTCGATTACCTCGGTTAATGGGAAGACTCGTGCACTACCTTTCACAAAATGGGATTACTACTCCTCGGGATCATTTCAAAGAAGCCTTTTTTTTGATCAAATTGACTTCGTACGAAATGATGCTTTTGCCGTAAATAGCGCCGGCAACATGGGGCTTTTAAATTCTACTGGTGAGTTTATTAATTATAAACCTGGCTTCAATTTCAAAAGAACGAGTAATGGCCTATCTATAGTTAAAGAAATTCGAACAGGTTTTAGTGGGGTAATTGATGCAACGGGAAAACAGATAGTTCCTTTGAATTATGACAGTCTAGTGATTACAGACGACTTGGTATTTGTTCAGACTCGAAACGAAAACAGTCAATATTGGAATGTACTGAGCAGAAAAGGAAAAAAACAGAGCCTGTATGAATATGATAGAATATCGAAGATGCAAAATGGTGTAATTGAAGCTTCTCGAAATCGAAAATATGGCTTTCTCGATCCTAAAACCGGTAAAGAATCAAGCCCCTTCTTTTATGACAGCATCTCTCCTTTTAAAAATGGTTTGGCGGTAGTAGGCTATCAAAATAGTTTTGGGGCGATTAATGCCAAAGGCAATTGGGTAATCACGCCCTATAGTGATAGCCTGAGTATTTTGGGCAATAGAGTCTTATCGAAACAAGGAAGTGAGTATAAGGTCTTCAGTCTTGAAGGCAAGTTATTGACAAATTCCTACTATCAGTTGGTGCCGTTACCCCTTGGCTATTATCAAAATGAGGCTGATGGCCTTGTTCTGTATAACGACTTGAATAAGCGCCTTCTGGAACCAAATTATGATGTTATAACGGCGGTCAGCTCCGACCTTTATTTGTTGACCCGAGACAGCTTGCGTTTTCTATATAGACCGAGTGATAAATCTGACTATCGTTTGGATGATGGGATTCAATTCTTAGGACAATACTATTCAGGGTATTTCCCTGTAAAAATAGACGATCAATGGGGCTATCTGAACAGCGAGGGTCAGTTGAAAATTGCTAACCGTTACGAAGCCGTGGGTACGTTTTCTGAAGGTCTTTTCTCGGTTAAGGTCATTGGGAAATGGGCTTTCTTAGATGAAAACGAAAACTTTGTGATACAGCCTATTTATGAAGAAGTTGATCAATTTACCAACGGGCTATGTGTTGTAAAAGGGCCAAATGGCTACGGGATGATTGATAGGTCTGGGAAGGAAATTTTAGCCTTAAAATATGCGAAAATCGAGCGTAAAGATGGCTTTATCCTGCTCATGAAGAATGAGTTACTTGGTATTGCCGACGTTCAAGGCAAACTGACCAAAGATCCGCAGTTTGATAATATCACTGCTTTAAAAGAAGGCTTCTTCTTGGTAGAGAGAGCTGGGCTTAAAGGTATTATCAACATAAATGGTGAGGACGTTGTACCAATAGTCTATGAAAACATCATACAGAACGGAGACCAATTCCTCGCTTCCGAATCTGCCACTTGGCACGTAATTGACCTTAAATAA
- the proS gene encoding proline--tRNA ligase: MSKGLPKRSEDYSLWYNELVKKADLAENSAVRGCMVIKPYGYSIWEKMQAEIDRMFKETGHTNAYFPLFIPKSYLSKEADHVDGFAKECAVVTHYRLKNDEEGNGVVVDPEAKLEEELIVRPTSETIIWSTYKNWVQSYRDLPIMVNQWANVVRWEMRTRFFLRTTEFLWQEGHTAHATKQEAIDESVQMMNVYASFAEDFMAVPVVKGIKSESERFAGAIETYCIEALMQDGKALQAGTSHFLGQNFAKAFDVKFANREGGQDYVWGTSWGVSTRLMGALIMAHSDDQGLVLPPKLAPIQVVIVPIYKGEDQLNAISEKADGIIKALRAVGVSVKFDGRDTYKPGFKFAEWELKGVPVRIAIGPKDMENNSVEIARRDTGVKETFSLENDLTEKIQGLMEEIQNAIYQKAQDFRTENTRSVETYEEFKEVLENEGGFISAHWDGTAETEEKIKNETKATIRCIPIDAVEEEGKCIYTGKPSKVRALFAKAY, translated from the coding sequence ATGAGCAAAGGATTGCCAAAAAGGAGTGAAGATTATTCATTGTGGTACAATGAATTAGTTAAGAAAGCGGATTTAGCAGAAAACTCTGCTGTAAGAGGATGTATGGTCATAAAACCCTATGGTTACTCGATCTGGGAGAAAATGCAGGCTGAAATTGATAGAATGTTTAAGGAAACTGGGCATACAAATGCTTATTTCCCTCTTTTTATCCCAAAGTCATACTTGAGCAAAGAAGCGGATCATGTAGATGGATTCGCAAAGGAGTGTGCCGTAGTTACTCATTATCGATTAAAAAACGATGAGGAAGGTAACGGCGTTGTAGTAGACCCGGAAGCCAAATTGGAGGAAGAGCTGATCGTGCGTCCAACATCTGAGACTATTATCTGGAGTACTTACAAGAATTGGGTTCAGTCTTATCGTGACCTACCAATTATGGTTAACCAATGGGCCAATGTGGTCCGATGGGAAATGAGAACGCGCTTTTTCCTAAGAACTACTGAGTTTCTTTGGCAAGAAGGACATACTGCTCATGCTACAAAGCAAGAGGCTATAGATGAGTCAGTACAAATGATGAATGTTTATGCGTCGTTTGCAGAGGATTTTATGGCTGTGCCAGTGGTTAAAGGAATAAAATCCGAAAGCGAAAGGTTTGCTGGGGCAATCGAGACGTATTGTATCGAAGCCCTAATGCAAGATGGTAAAGCGTTACAGGCTGGTACCTCACACTTTCTAGGGCAAAATTTTGCCAAGGCTTTTGATGTAAAGTTTGCAAACAGAGAAGGAGGCCAAGATTATGTCTGGGGAACTTCATGGGGAGTAAGCACTCGACTTATGGGTGCTTTGATTATGGCCCATTCAGATGACCAAGGTCTTGTGTTGCCGCCGAAATTAGCGCCAATTCAGGTGGTTATTGTTCCTATATATAAAGGAGAAGATCAACTAAATGCGATAAGCGAAAAAGCAGATGGCATCATCAAGGCATTAAGAGCAGTAGGTGTTTCCGTGAAGTTTGATGGACGTGATACTTACAAGCCAGGCTTTAAGTTTGCCGAATGGGAGCTAAAAGGAGTGCCAGTTCGTATTGCTATCGGGCCGAAAGATATGGAGAACAACTCTGTTGAAATAGCCAGAAGAGATACTGGTGTGAAAGAAACGTTTAGTTTAGAAAACGATCTGACTGAGAAAATCCAAGGCCTGATGGAAGAAATTCAGAATGCTATTTATCAAAAAGCACAGGATTTCCGAACTGAAAACACGCGTTCTGTTGAAACTTATGAAGAGTTCAAGGAGGTGTTAGAAAATGAAGGTGGATTTATTTCAGCGCATTGGGACGGTACTGCCGAAACCGAAGAAAAGATCAAGAACGAAACCAAGGCAACCATTCGTTGTATCCCAATTGATGCTGTAGAAGAGGAAGGTAAATGTATTTATACAGGTAAGCCTTCAAAAGTTCGTGCCCTTTTTGCGAAAGCGTATTAG